The Marivirga salinae DNA window CAAACCATCTATATTGGTTCTCTAATTATTGGTGCTTTGTTAATCGGATTACTATACCGCAATTATAGGCTTAAGCAAAAGAGTAATGATAAACTGCAACTATTAAACGAAGAGTTAGGCCAAAAAAATCTATTGCTAGATAAACGAAACGCTGAAAACGAACTGCTACTAAAAGAAATACATCATCGTGTAAAAAATAATCTGGAACTGGTCAAGAGCTTAATTTCATTACAATCCGCTCAAATAGAAGATCCTGCCACTAAAGAAGCCATGATAGCCAGTCAAAACCGAGTTCAATCTATGGGCATTATCCACCAAAAGTTATATCAGGGAACAAACTTAGGGTGTATAGAAATGAAGGATTATTTCCTAAATCTGGGTGAAGGAATTTTGGACACCTTTAATGCAGAAGAAAAAGTAAAAATCGAGTGTGCCATGGAAAATTTAGAACTAGATGTGGACACTGCAGTCCCTATTGGGCTTATTGTTAACGAGCTTTTGACTAATGCATTGAAGTACGCATTTCCGAAAAATGAACAAGGCACCATCCATATCAGTTTAGAAAAAACAACTGATAGTAATTTAAAATTGAAAATAAAAGACAACGGAGTAGGTAAAGTAGTGGGACTAGCCCCTAAAGGGACCGGTTTCGGTTCGCAGTTGGTGCAATTATTAACCCTGCAATTGAACGGTAAAATGCAGGAGCATACTAATGAAGGCACCCATATTGAATTCGATTTCTTATTAAAGAAAAGTGCATAAATGAGCGAAAAGTTTAAAATATTAATTGTTGAAGATGAAATGCTGATTGGGGCAAATATTTCATTACAACTAAATGAATTGGGATATGAGGTTACTGGCATCGTTCCCAGAGGTGAAGAAGCACTTCAGCATATTGAGAAAACCACTCCTGACATCATGCTTCTGGATATAAATCTGAAAGGAGACTTAGATGGCATCCAGACCGCTATAGAGATGCAAAAAACACATAATATCCCCATTATTTATTTGACAGCTAATACTGATGAGGCACATTTCAACCGGGCTAAAGAAACCAAACCATTTGGATTTATATCCAAGCCTTTTAAAAAATTAGATTTACAACGGACGATCGAATTAACTATTAGCCAGATGGATAAGAAAATCAGAATGCATACTGATTCAGAATCTCTAAGCAGTAATTCTTTCATTTTAAGTGATAGTATTTTTGTAAGGCATTTAAATTCAATGGTTAAGGTAGAAATTAAGGACATCCTCTATATTGAAGCGGAACGGAATTATTGCCGAATATTTTCAAGTACTAAAGAATATTTGGTGGTCTTGTCGCTAAAAGAAATGGATGAAAAACTCCCTGCTAAGCATTTTCTAAGAACCCACCGTTCTTATATCATCAATCTTTCTCAAATTAAAGAGATAGCTGCAACTCATGTTGTGATAGGGAACAAAGCTCTTCCTGTCACAAAAGTGCAAAGGGAAGAATTGTTAAAGCGCATACAAGCTATTTAATTCCTTTGGACATAAAACCAGCACCTTCGGACAATAAATCTGGGCTTTCGTCCTTGATCGGTTTGATTCCAAGTTGATAGTCAGTTGATTAGCAAATGTTTACGAAGCATTTAAACTAATCCACTATCATTATGAAAGCTTTAACTCAGAAAACCGAACGACTACATTCTCTGGATTCACTCAGAGCCATTATGATGATGCTAGGTATCGTATTACACACCGCCATCACTTATACTGGTGGTGAACCTGGTCCTGGCTGGCCAATAAAAGATCCAGAGGCAAGCAACGAATTGTTAAAATGGCTGGGCTATACCATTCATAATTTCAGGATGCCCATTTTTATGTTGGTAGCTGGTTTCTTTGCTGCCCTCCTATTTTATGAGCGATCACCAAATAAAATGATTGTTAACAGGATGAAGAGAATCGTACTCCCATTTATCCTTTTTGTTATCTTACTCTGGCCACTGGTACAACTCGGTTTTTCATATTCACAACAGATCTTTGGACTTGCTCATACTTATACCTTCTCTAGTTTTTTCGAAAATCCCTTTAACCTTATCCCCGATCGGACCATGCACTTATGGTTTTTATATTATCTGATAATGTTTTCTGTGGTCTCTTTCGGTTTAGGTAAACTGATGCAGCATTTTCCTTCCCTAACGAAGCAAATAAGCAAGGTATTCAATCAAGTGATTACAAGGCCATTGCTAAAACTGGTAATACTATCACTCATTACTTTTTTGATATTGCTATCGATGGATGCTTACTGGGTGGCCACCTCACTAAGTTTTGTGCCTGATGGTGGTACTTTTAGCTTTTACTTCTTCTTCTATTTAACTGGATGGATATTCTTTAAGTCAAAGCATTTATTATCATCCTTCATGCAATTTGACAGACTGTTTACTTTCTTAGGCCTAGGTATATTTACCCTCTACTTTTTAGCGGACACAACAGAATTCTCTAATGCGCTAACAGCAGGTATCAGATCGGTGACTTGTTGGCTCTTTATTTTTGGTTTCACAGGTTTGTTTTTGAGGTATTTTAGTAAGCATTCGGCAATTGGGCGCTACATTTCAGATTCCGCCTATTGGGTGTATTTACTTCACTTGCCCCTAACTGCATTTTTGCCAGGATTACTGGCAGGCTGGGCGATACCTGCCTTACTTAAATTCACCATTGTTGCATCAGCTACAACCTTTATTTGCTTTTTCACCTACCACTATTTTGTGCGAGCAACCTTTATTGGGGAGTTCCTAAACGGAAGAAAATATTCCAGAAAACTCGATGATATAAAACCTTTGGAGAAGCCGGTGATGCCCAATATGACTTTAGTAACTGATGACAAATGAGGCAACTATATGAAGGATCAAGTGTTTGAAGAAACTAATAACA harbors:
- a CDS encoding LytR/AlgR family response regulator transcription factor produces the protein MSEKFKILIVEDEMLIGANISLQLNELGYEVTGIVPRGEEALQHIEKTTPDIMLLDINLKGDLDGIQTAIEMQKTHNIPIIYLTANTDEAHFNRAKETKPFGFISKPFKKLDLQRTIELTISQMDKKIRMHTDSESLSSNSFILSDSIFVRHLNSMVKVEIKDILYIEAERNYCRIFSSTKEYLVVLSLKEMDEKLPAKHFLRTHRSYIINLSQIKEIAATHVVIGNKALPVTKVQREELLKRIQAI
- a CDS encoding acyltransferase family protein, which translates into the protein MKALTQKTERLHSLDSLRAIMMMLGIVLHTAITYTGGEPGPGWPIKDPEASNELLKWLGYTIHNFRMPIFMLVAGFFAALLFYERSPNKMIVNRMKRIVLPFILFVILLWPLVQLGFSYSQQIFGLAHTYTFSSFFENPFNLIPDRTMHLWFLYYLIMFSVVSFGLGKLMQHFPSLTKQISKVFNQVITRPLLKLVILSLITFLILLSMDAYWVATSLSFVPDGGTFSFYFFFYLTGWIFFKSKHLLSSFMQFDRLFTFLGLGIFTLYFLADTTEFSNALTAGIRSVTCWLFIFGFTGLFLRYFSKHSAIGRYISDSAYWVYLLHLPLTAFLPGLLAGWAIPALLKFTIVASATTFICFFTYHYFVRATFIGEFLNGRKYSRKLDDIKPLEKPVMPNMTLVTDDK